A genomic segment from Pseudomonadota bacterium encodes:
- a CDS encoding HipA domain-containing protein: MTEQLAVFINQQQLGTLLLEGKEDVFGLEYDPQWLAEGGYVVSPYLKPGKCQSESVKRFLSNLLPEGRWLEELAVDCRISKNNIFGLIAAIGSETTGALTFHHDGGIVEQVETSFRQVGEEELQDRLARRQDLSIANWDGKSRLSVAGVQDKLPILIKPDGKMGFGEGDLASTHILKFGTRPDMHLVINEFICMELARLVRLPVAEVSLARYGEPVLIVERFDRKWTGDRVERIHLIDGCQMLDLPPTYKYERPFGKTGEGARIRTGASLPALFKACRLCRVPALAMRELLNWVLFQLLIGNSDAHGKNISFFVGRSGMDVAPAYDLVNVEIYGERYDRDLAMAVGDTFDFGKIHAYQLAGMCDECNLPQRQMARALQSMGNLLIKAVDGFDKLDLFIGDEQAFGQGLLDGIRTNSQRFLEIAHELPDVRL; encoded by the coding sequence ATGACGGAACAACTTGCCGTATTTATAAATCAGCAGCAGCTCGGCACACTGCTTCTTGAGGGTAAAGAAGACGTTTTCGGATTGGAATACGACCCCCAATGGTTGGCAGAGGGCGGGTATGTTGTTTCCCCGTACTTGAAGCCGGGGAAATGTCAGTCAGAGTCAGTGAAGAGGTTTCTGTCGAATCTTTTGCCGGAAGGGAGGTGGCTGGAAGAACTAGCCGTTGATTGTCGGATTTCGAAGAACAACATTTTTGGCTTGATCGCAGCCATTGGTAGCGAAACCACCGGCGCCCTGACCTTCCATCACGATGGTGGGATTGTTGAACAGGTAGAGACTTCATTCAGGCAGGTTGGAGAAGAAGAGTTGCAGGACAGGTTGGCCAGGCGGCAAGATCTGTCTATAGCCAATTGGGATGGCAAGTCCAGGTTGTCGGTGGCTGGTGTTCAGGATAAATTGCCAATATTGATCAAGCCCGATGGCAAAATGGGATTCGGCGAGGGGGATCTTGCCTCTACCCATATCCTTAAGTTCGGGACCAGGCCGGACATGCATCTGGTGATTAACGAATTTATCTGCATGGAGCTGGCCCGCCTTGTGAGGTTACCGGTAGCCGAGGTTTCTTTGGCCAGGTACGGGGAGCCGGTATTGATTGTCGAACGATTCGATAGAAAATGGACTGGGGATCGGGTAGAGCGGATACATCTGATCGATGGTTGTCAGATGCTCGATTTGCCACCGACATATAAGTACGAGCGCCCTTTTGGGAAAACAGGCGAGGGCGCCAGGATCAGAACCGGGGCGAGCCTCCCTGCTCTATTTAAAGCATGCCGGCTGTGTCGGGTTCCGGCACTCGCCATGAGGGAATTATTAAACTGGGTATTATTTCAATTGCTGATCGGGAATAGCGATGCTCATGGCAAGAATATATCGTTTTTTGTGGGCAGGAGCGGCATGGATGTCGCGCCGGCATACGACCTGGTAAATGTGGAAATTTATGGTGAGCGATATGACCGGGATTTGGCCATGGCGGTCGGTGATACTTTTGATTTCGGGAAGATCCATGCCTACCAGTTGGCTGGGATGTGCGATGAATGCAACCTGCCTCAAAGGCAGATGGCGAGAGCTTTACAGTCTATGGGGAACTTGTTGATCAAGGCTGTTGATGGTTTTGACAAGTTGGATCTGTTTATCGGTGATGAACAAGCATTTGGGCAGGGTTTATTAGATGGTATAAGAACCAACTCTCAGCGTTTCCTGGAAATTGCTCATGAACTTCCGGATGTCCGGCTGTAG
- a CDS encoding helix-turn-helix domain-containing protein: MPKIVKPLPTPVQNGPLEARLLGKFVRARRTQAGMGIHEAAAFCGVAVDTMTKIEKALGDVQLSSVLKVCRMLGIVIKVERWDER, encoded by the coding sequence ATGCCTAAAATAGTGAAACCATTGCCGACACCGGTTCAAAACGGACCTTTAGAGGCCAGACTGCTTGGAAAATTCGTCCGGGCCAGACGGACGCAGGCTGGGATGGGAATTCATGAGGCGGCTGCTTTTTGCGGTGTGGCCGTGGATACAATGACCAAGATCGAGAAAGCTTTAGGCGACGTTCAGTTGTCTAGCGTTCTGAAGGTGTGCCGAATGTTGGGAATTGTAATCAAAGTAGAACGGTGGGATGAGAGATGA
- a CDS encoding response regulator, producing the protein MRNDNQILLVDDEEAIRSLLKEILEPEGLVVTMAADGEEALAKFREQYFDLVLLDLSLPDINGIELLKRFKTEQPLVGVIIITGHAEMLTFLEASRQGADDYLLKPFDSKELVVRIANCIEKKRHEKTLRMHEEILAVSADLVILISPGRRILLANDAFSRTVHCRLEDLDAELLYDLFGQELYTREMKKALSYCFRGNKCEHQGVLAGKDGRSGFYHFSYSPVVGSDGKVSAVVLSMRDLTEYNAVVQQLRDSEERLHLAMDISSDGVWDRNLVTGETVYGENWAGLLGYTLAELKEGKITFQNLLHPDDREKTIALSEEHIRGKTERYVAEFRLRTKKRGWRWILARGQVVERDAGGKPLRFMGTHTDITRQKELEFRLRAFAEHLEEVVEKRTRELARKSENLEEVNIALTVLLRKRDQDKKELEEQMVSNVRSLIVPYLEKLKNCELSDREQSYLDAIETNLDNITSPFMHRLSVHHRGYTPTEIQVANYIKDGKTSKEIAEIMNLSPETISNHRKNIRKKSGIANKKVNLRTALLSLVESRSSH; encoded by the coding sequence ATGAGAAATGACAATCAGATTTTATTGGTTGATGATGAGGAGGCGATCCGCAGTCTTCTCAAGGAAATTCTGGAGCCGGAGGGCTTAGTGGTCACGATGGCGGCGGATGGCGAGGAGGCGCTTGCCAAATTCCGGGAGCAGTATTTTGATCTTGTGCTCCTGGATCTGTCTCTGCCCGATATCAACGGCATTGAACTGCTGAAAAGATTCAAAACCGAGCAACCCCTTGTCGGGGTAATCATCATTACCGGCCATGCGGAGATGTTGACCTTTCTCGAGGCATCGCGGCAGGGTGCGGACGATTACCTTCTGAAGCCTTTCGACAGCAAGGAGCTGGTTGTCCGGATCGCGAACTGCATCGAGAAAAAAAGGCATGAGAAGACTCTCCGGATGCATGAAGAGATTCTTGCCGTGAGCGCGGATCTGGTCATCCTGATCAGTCCCGGGCGAAGAATTCTGCTGGCGAACGATGCATTCAGCCGCACAGTACACTGTAGACTTGAAGATCTTGATGCTGAACTGCTGTATGATCTTTTCGGGCAGGAGCTCTATACCCGGGAGATGAAAAAGGCGCTCAGTTATTGTTTCAGGGGCAACAAATGCGAGCACCAGGGGGTATTGGCCGGAAAGGACGGCCGTTCCGGATTTTATCATTTTTCCTACTCACCGGTTGTTGGATCGGACGGCAAGGTGTCCGCCGTCGTCCTCTCCATGAGGGACCTGACCGAATACAACGCGGTGGTGCAGCAGTTGCGGGACAGTGAAGAGCGGCTGCATCTGGCGATGGACATCTCCTCCGACGGAGTGTGGGACCGCAATCTGGTGACCGGCGAGACCGTCTACGGTGAAAACTGGGCCGGACTTCTGGGCTACACCCTGGCCGAGCTGAAAGAGGGCAAAATTACCTTTCAAAACCTGCTGCATCCGGATGACCGGGAAAAGACGATTGCCCTGAGTGAGGAACATATTCGGGGTAAAACCGAGAGGTATGTTGCGGAATTCCGGTTAAGGACCAAAAAGCGGGGCTGGCGGTGGATCCTCGCCCGAGGCCAGGTGGTGGAGAGGGACGCGGGCGGCAAACCCCTGCGTTTCATGGGGACCCACACCGATATAACGAGGCAGAAGGAGCTGGAGTTTCGGCTGCGGGCTTTCGCCGAACACCTGGAAGAGGTGGTTGAAAAGCGCACCCGGGAGCTGGCCCGGAAAAGCGAAAACCTTGAGGAGGTCAACATCGCCCTGACCGTTCTTCTGCGAAAGCGCGACCAGGACAAAAAGGAGCTGGAGGAGCAGATGGTCAGCAATGTCAGGTCGCTGATCGTTCCCTATCTGGAAAAGCTGAAAAATTGCGAACTGTCCGACCGGGAACAAAGTTATCTGGATGCCATTGAAACCAACCTGGACAATATCACCTCTCCCTTCATGCACCGCCTCTCCGTCCATCATCGGGGCTATACTCCGACGGAGATCCAGGTGGCCAATTATATCAAGGACGGCAAGACCTCGAAAGAGATCGCCGAGATCATGAACCTTTCCCCGGAAACGATCAGCAATCACCGGAAAAACATCAGGAAGAAAAGCGGGATCGCCAATAAAAAGGTGAACCTGCGGACGGCCCTGTTGTCGCTGGTTGAATCCCGCTCAAGCCACTGA
- the radA gene encoding DNA repair protein RadA has translation MAKDKTTIFMCGDCGADFGRWMGQCPECNAWDTIKEARFSATKAKPAKRGYAGERSEVKTMAEVDTDSAPRFATGFNEFDRVLGGGVVPGSVVLIGGDPGVGKSTILLQICCRLAEKMKVLYVTGEESLQQITMRARRLELPEANLLLLAETGIEEICEAAVAEQPRVVVIDSIQTMQSPDSNSAPGSVSQVRDSAARLTAFAKQSNTAFFLIGHVTKTGDLAGPRVLEHIIDVVCYIEGSSDSRFRIMRAVKNRYGAVNELGVYAMTDKGLKEVTNPSAIFLSRQDKEMPGSAVMVIWEGSRPMLVEIQALADDSYGENPRRVTLGLDYNRLSMLLAVLHRHGNVATYNKDIFVNVVGGIKVMETGADLPLLLAVVSSLKGKSLPVDLVAFGEAGLAGEIRPVPGGQERLREAAKHGFRKAIVPKANAPKKQIAGLEVLAVSTLREALDAL, from the coding sequence ATGGCAAAAGACAAAACCACCATCTTCATGTGCGGCGACTGCGGCGCCGATTTCGGCCGCTGGATGGGCCAGTGCCCGGAATGCAATGCCTGGGACACCATCAAGGAGGCCCGTTTTTCGGCCACCAAGGCAAAACCCGCAAAGCGCGGATACGCCGGTGAACGCTCCGAGGTCAAGACCATGGCCGAGGTCGATACCGACAGCGCGCCGAGATTTGCCACCGGTTTTAATGAATTCGACCGGGTCCTCGGCGGCGGGGTGGTCCCCGGCTCGGTGGTGCTGATCGGCGGAGACCCGGGGGTCGGCAAATCGACGATTCTTCTCCAGATCTGCTGCCGCCTGGCAGAAAAAATGAAGGTGCTGTATGTGACCGGGGAAGAATCCCTGCAGCAGATCACCATGCGGGCCAGGCGACTGGAACTGCCCGAGGCGAACCTGCTGCTCCTGGCCGAGACCGGCATCGAGGAAATCTGCGAAGCCGCCGTCGCCGAACAACCGCGGGTGGTGGTCATCGACTCCATCCAGACCATGCAGTCGCCGGATTCAAACTCCGCCCCGGGAAGCGTTTCCCAGGTCCGGGATTCCGCAGCGCGACTGACCGCCTTCGCCAAACAGAGCAACACCGCCTTCTTCCTGATCGGCCATGTCACCAAGACCGGCGATCTGGCCGGCCCACGGGTCCTCGAACATATCATTGACGTGGTCTGCTATATCGAGGGCAGTTCCGACTCACGCTTCCGGATCATGCGGGCCGTGAAAAACCGCTACGGGGCGGTCAACGAGCTTGGCGTGTACGCGATGACCGACAAGGGGTTAAAAGAAGTGACCAATCCGTCGGCGATCTTTCTTTCCCGGCAGGACAAGGAGATGCCGGGCAGCGCGGTCATGGTTATCTGGGAGGGCAGCCGCCCCATGCTCGTGGAAATCCAGGCCCTGGCCGATGACAGTTATGGCGAAAATCCCCGACGGGTAACGCTGGGGCTCGACTATAACCGGTTGTCCATGCTGCTCGCCGTCCTGCACCGGCACGGCAACGTTGCCACCTACAACAAAGACATCTTCGTGAACGTCGTCGGGGGGATCAAGGTCATGGAGACCGGCGCTGATCTGCCGTTGCTGCTGGCCGTTGTCTCAAGCCTGAAAGGGAAAAGCCTTCCCGTAGATCTGGTTGCCTTCGGGGAAGCAGGTCTGGCCGGTGAAATCCGGCCGGTCCCGGGCGGCCAGGAAAGACTGCGGGAAGCAGCCAAACACGGTTTCAGGAAAGCCATTGTACCCAAGGCAAACGCACCGAAAAAACAGATAGCAGGGCTTGAGGTCCTCGCAGTGAGCACTCTCCGGGAAGCTCTCGACGCTCTCTGA
- the hemW gene encoding radical SAM family heme chaperone HemW has translation MADQAPETWAGIYIHIPFCQSKCGYCSFVSYAGREKLVPDYLAALQKEIDFYAHHPLLQHLHFQSLFIGGGTPTVLSGEDLAQLVERVKHRFELSSDAEISIECNPNTLTPDLLASLTKSGVNRLSIGVQSFHDRILKKIGRIHTAKQAVAAIKSARENGFTNINLDLICGLPGQGVADLQEDVSIATKLSPDHLSLYQLSVDPGTAFAGLDAQGKLALPSEDEVQDMTEFLEQQLSPFGYRRYEISNYARPGRECRHNLVYWRNLPYLGLGCAAVSYLSGTRIRNSDDPDHYIRKLHNGEPAWIESEALSRESSFRETVIMGLRLIDGIDLEDLQARFAIDACDYYRDILPSLLAKELVRIENGRLRLSAKALPVANQILAELV, from the coding sequence ATGGCTGATCAGGCTCCCGAGACATGGGCCGGTATTTACATCCACATCCCGTTCTGTCAGAGCAAATGCGGCTACTGCTCATTTGTCTCCTATGCCGGCAGAGAGAAACTGGTCCCCGACTACCTGGCGGCTCTGCAAAAGGAGATCGATTTTTACGCTCATCACCCGCTGCTGCAGCACCTTCACTTCCAATCCCTCTTTATCGGCGGCGGCACCCCGACCGTACTTTCCGGAGAAGATCTGGCCCAACTTGTGGAGAGGGTAAAACACCGCTTCGAACTTTCATCCGATGCGGAAATCTCCATCGAGTGCAACCCGAACACCCTGACTCCGGATCTGCTGGCAAGTCTCACGAAATCCGGAGTCAACCGGTTAAGCATCGGCGTGCAATCCTTTCACGACCGGATTCTGAAAAAAATCGGTCGCATCCACACGGCAAAACAGGCCGTTGCCGCCATAAAATCGGCACGGGAAAACGGTTTTACCAACATCAATCTGGATCTGATCTGTGGCCTTCCCGGCCAGGGGGTTGCCGACCTGCAGGAAGATGTCAGCATCGCCACGAAACTTTCTCCCGATCATCTTTCCCTCTACCAGTTGAGCGTTGATCCGGGAACAGCGTTTGCCGGACTCGATGCACAGGGAAAGCTCGCGCTGCCGTCGGAGGATGAAGTTCAGGACATGACTGAATTTCTTGAGCAGCAGCTTTCCCCATTCGGTTACAGAAGATATGAGATCTCAAACTATGCCAGACCGGGCCGGGAGTGCCGCCATAATCTCGTTTACTGGCGGAACCTGCCCTACCTCGGACTCGGCTGCGCGGCGGTGTCGTACCTTTCCGGGACCAGAATCAGAAACAGCGATGACCCGGACCACTATATAAGGAAACTCCATAACGGTGAACCGGCCTGGATCGAGAGCGAGGCGCTCTCCCGAGAGTCCTCTTTCCGGGAAACGGTCATCATGGGCCTCAGGCTTATTGACGGCATTGATCTTGAAGACTTGCAAGCCAGGTTTGCCATTGATGCCTGCGACTATTACCGGGACATTTTACCCTCGCTTTTAGCAAAGGAACTGGTAAGAATTGAAAACGGTCGCTTGCGGCTTTCGGCAAAAGCCCTGCCGGTCGCGAACCAGATTCTCGCGGAACTGGTGTAA
- the radC gene encoding DNA repair protein RadC, whose translation MPESNEGHRQRLRDRFLEKGVDALTDSDILELLLTLGTPRRDCKKMARAALEKFGSLQGVLDAPPDELTEIHGIGPINSFAVSFVQSVSRRYLKERIKEREYLHSSGAVAEYLVHSMRGLKKEILNVIFLDAAHGIIDSEIVAEGTLTTNTIYPRELVKKAIQHHAAAIIIAHNHPSGSLSPSTDDIRLTRHLFMACSLVNINLLDHLIVGSGEKPYSFADHGLMAEIRQECRKVAEHG comes from the coding sequence ATGCCGGAAAGCAACGAAGGTCACCGCCAGCGACTGCGAGACAGATTTCTCGAAAAGGGGGTCGATGCCCTGACCGATTCCGACATTCTGGAATTGCTGCTGACCCTCGGCACCCCACGTCGGGACTGCAAAAAGATGGCCCGGGCCGCCCTGGAAAAATTCGGCTCCCTGCAGGGAGTACTCGACGCCCCTCCCGATGAACTCACTGAAATTCACGGGATCGGCCCGATCAATTCTTTTGCCGTGAGCTTTGTCCAGTCAGTATCGCGACGCTACCTTAAAGAACGGATCAAAGAACGGGAGTATCTGCACTCTTCCGGCGCAGTGGCAGAATACCTGGTCCACTCCATGCGCGGCCTTAAAAAAGAGATCCTGAACGTGATCTTCCTCGACGCCGCACATGGGATCATTGATTCCGAAATCGTCGCCGAAGGGACCCTGACCACCAACACCATTTATCCGCGGGAACTGGTCAAAAAAGCAATACAGCACCACGCTGCGGCAATCATTATCGCCCACAACCACCCATCCGGCTCTCTCTCCCCTTCCACCGACGACATCCGGCTGACCCGCCATCTGTTCATGGCCTGTTCGCTGGTCAATATCAATCTGCTCGACCACCTGATCGTCGGCAGCGGGGAAAAACCTTACAGCTTCGCCGATCACGGGCTGATGGCCGAGATCCGCCAGGAATGCCGGAAGGTCGCCGAACATGGCTGA
- a CDS encoding PilZ domain-containing protein, whose product MRMREVRSKAKKMGINCSGRKNAGIIRVIRKAAGNSFSFQGRPAEWSWRDCRLNTLRADMQAGNFPRLRNDRNMYFKIRTPVKDRRRYPRAPVNNGTVAFYNKKVLGQIIDISLTGISFSYYYAEDSSSSGPFLPPEGTVDIVSMNKNFSLCDLPVAVAVNCLESDLQVPEYSVSKWRCGLEFGKVVNGQKFQLKNLVQYFTGADPVGPTSEQGEFPPGNYGYRRRIHGYVTDQLTGRCRRGKNC is encoded by the coding sequence ATGAGAATGAGGGAAGTCCGGAGCAAAGCAAAAAAGATGGGGATCAACTGTTCAGGAAGAAAGAATGCAGGGATCATCAGGGTCATTCGGAAGGCGGCGGGGAACTCTTTCAGTTTCCAGGGCCGCCCGGCAGAATGGTCTTGGCGTGACTGCCGCCTGAATACACTCAGGGCGGATATGCAGGCGGGTAATTTTCCCCGGCTCAGGAATGACAGGAATATGTATTTCAAAATCAGGACCCCGGTCAAAGATCGGCGTCGTTATCCGCGAGCCCCGGTGAACAACGGCACCGTGGCATTTTACAACAAGAAGGTTCTGGGGCAGATTATTGATATCAGTCTGACCGGGATCTCTTTTTCCTATTATTATGCTGAAGACTCCAGTAGTTCCGGGCCATTTCTACCTCCAGAGGGGACGGTTGACATCGTCAGCATGAATAAGAATTTCTCGCTGTGTGATTTGCCTGTTGCGGTGGCGGTTAATTGTCTGGAGAGCGATCTTCAGGTCCCGGAGTATTCCGTCAGCAAGTGGCGATGTGGCCTTGAGTTTGGGAAAGTCGTCAACGGACAGAAGTTCCAGTTGAAAAATCTGGTGCAGTATTTTACAGGCGCCGATCCGGTCGGGCCGACAAGTGAGCAAGGGGAATTCCCGCCGGGAAATTATGGATACCGCCGCCGCATACATGGCTATGTGACAGATCAGCTTACAGGACGTTGTCGGCGGGGGAAGAATTGCTGA
- a CDS encoding tandem-95 repeat protein, translating to MSETIFCRKSTRTLTAILLVALFGLAGSAGAAQNVTVSWDHPSANDAVLAYRLYQDDRLLCETLDPAARAITCPAELAGMSVFTVAAVYNDGAEVVPPVNAQPVAHNLAVTMDEDGTANFFLVASDQENDPLTYAIVAGPASGVLVLTDPRTGAYRYSPAPDFAGTDTFTYLANDGTVDSAPASVTITVNPVNDSPAADAGADLSVAEGRNVVLDAAGSTDKDDGIVSYSWAQVSGPTAVLSDSSAVQSIVEAPDVGEDGAVLVYELTVTDQGGLEARDTVSINVTWVNEAPVADAGTDLSVAEGQKVVLNATGSTDNDDGIGSYSWAQVSGPTAALSDSGAVQPTLITPDVGTGGAVLTYELTVTDQGGLQALDTVAVNVLWVNEAPVADAGADQSVPAGATVVLDGSGSSGTDDGIASVLWVQTAGPQITLSDPAAMQPSFIAPVDPAAALSLAFELMVQDFGGLQQKDSCLVEVLPKRNNVTISWSAPASGEPVVSFRVTHNGVMLCETFDPAAREITCPVTLADGPNEFDVTPVYATATETAPAEALPAEETAVSSEPVAVLFASLSTAAGSVFDSPAVVSEPVAVASDIVLSVVGEVGVANNSPVADAGPDQIVKEGETVMLDASNSYDLDDDSLIFAWTQLAGPSVNLSEPSALQPTFAAVDIGMHSATLVFQLKVTDARGLEATDLSTVNVVWVNEPPLAAAGADLNVFEGEMVVLDASGSTDSDDGIAAYSWTQIGGPETPLSDYTAMQPVFSAPAGGDDGVSMTYEVTVTDFDGLFTRDTVIVNSSWVNEAPVAHAGVDRKVSAGEIVTLDGSLTHDADDGISLVRWSQKTGVPVTLSDPTVLMPVFKAPAQITEPMTLAFELAVTDHSGLQHTDSCLVEVSPLQ from the coding sequence ATGTCAGAAACAATCTTTTGTAGAAAATCAACCAGAACACTCACCGCTATTCTCCTTGTCGCCCTGTTTGGCCTTGCCGGCTCAGCGGGCGCTGCACAAAACGTAACCGTCAGTTGGGATCATCCCTCTGCAAATGACGCGGTTCTAGCCTACCGGCTGTATCAGGATGATCGGCTGCTCTGTGAAACCCTTGATCCGGCAGCCCGGGCGATAACCTGCCCGGCGGAGCTTGCCGGAATGAGCGTGTTTACGGTTGCCGCCGTTTATAATGATGGCGCAGAAGTCGTGCCGCCCGTCAATGCACAGCCTGTGGCCCATAATCTGGCAGTGACCATGGACGAGGATGGGACGGCCAACTTTTTCCTGGTTGCGAGTGACCAGGAAAATGATCCGTTGACGTATGCGATCGTCGCCGGTCCTGCTTCCGGCGTCCTCGTCTTGACCGATCCGCGGACCGGGGCCTACCGGTATTCGCCCGCTCCTGACTTTGCCGGCACCGACACCTTTACTTACCTGGCAAACGACGGGACCGTTGATTCCGCGCCTGCCTCTGTCACCATCACCGTAAATCCTGTCAATGACTCACCGGCAGCCGACGCCGGCGCCGACCTGTCGGTTGCCGAAGGCCGGAATGTTGTTCTGGATGCGGCCGGGTCTACCGACAAGGATGACGGAATCGTGTCCTATTCCTGGGCGCAGGTAAGCGGCCCGACCGCTGTTCTTTCAGACAGCAGCGCTGTTCAGTCGATTGTGGAAGCCCCGGATGTGGGAGAAGACGGTGCGGTTCTTGTCTATGAACTGACCGTGACCGATCAGGGTGGCTTGGAGGCACGGGACACCGTTTCCATCAACGTTACGTGGGTAAACGAAGCTCCGGTGGCCGATGCCGGCACCGACCTGTCGGTTGCCGAAGGGCAGAAGGTTGTGCTGAATGCGACCGGATCAACCGACAATGATGACGGGATCGGGTCCTATTCCTGGGCCCAGGTAAGCGGCCCGACCGCTGCTCTCTCAGACAGCGGTGCGGTTCAGCCGACCTTGATCACTCCGGATGTGGGAACGGGCGGCGCGGTTCTCACTTATGAGCTGACCGTTACCGATCAGGGCGGACTGCAGGCCCTGGATACCGTGGCCGTCAATGTCCTGTGGGTGAACGAAGCTCCGGTGGCCGATGCCGGAGCTGATCAGAGCGTTCCGGCCGGCGCCACGGTCGTTCTTGATGGGAGCGGCTCTTCCGGAACGGATGATGGGATTGCCTCCGTTCTGTGGGTGCAGACCGCAGGGCCCCAGATCACTCTTTCCGACCCGGCCGCCATGCAGCCTTCATTTATCGCCCCTGTCGATCCGGCAGCAGCCCTGAGTCTGGCCTTTGAACTTATGGTCCAGGATTTTGGCGGTCTGCAGCAAAAAGACAGCTGCCTGGTTGAAGTCCTGCCGAAAAGAAACAATGTCACAATTTCCTGGTCGGCGCCTGCCTCCGGAGAGCCGGTTGTCTCCTTCAGGGTTACTCATAACGGGGTAATGCTTTGTGAAACCTTTGACCCTGCAGCGCGCGAAATCACCTGTCCCGTGACCCTGGCCGATGGCCCGAATGAGTTTGATGTCACCCCGGTTTATGCCACGGCAACGGAAACCGCCCCGGCGGAAGCGCTTCCTGCAGAGGAAACCGCGGTAAGCAGTGAGCCGGTCGCGGTGCTCTTTGCCTCTCTCAGCACGGCAGCCGGGTCCGTGTTCGATTCTCCGGCCGTTGTCAGCGAGCCGGTTGCGGTTGCTTCCGACATCGTGCTCAGCGTGGTTGGCGAGGTCGGTGTGGCTAACAACTCTCCCGTCGCCGATGCCGGACCTGACCAGATCGTAAAAGAAGGCGAAACCGTGATGCTTGACGCGTCAAATTCCTATGATCTTGATGATGATTCCCTGATCTTTGCCTGGACCCAACTGGCCGGCCCCTCCGTCAACCTTTCTGAGCCGTCTGCCCTGCAGCCCACGTTTGCGGCGGTCGATATCGGTATGCACAGCGCCACTCTGGTTTTCCAGCTCAAGGTGACCGATGCCCGGGGGCTGGAGGCAACCGATCTCTCAACTGTCAATGTCGTCTGGGTGAACGAGCCTCCTCTTGCCGCTGCCGGTGCGGATCTGAATGTCTTCGAGGGCGAGATGGTTGTGCTGGATGCATCGGGATCAACGGATAGTGATGACGGGATTGCTGCCTACTCATGGACCCAGATTGGGGGTCCTGAAACACCGCTTTCAGACTACACCGCCATGCAGCCGGTTTTCAGTGCTCCGGCTGGTGGTGATGACGGGGTGAGCATGACCTATGAAGTGACGGTCACCGATTTTGACGGGCTTTTTACCAGGGACACCGTGATTGTCAACAGCTCGTGGGTGAATGAGGCTCCGGTAGCCCATGCGGGTGTAGACCGGAAGGTTTCGGCCGGGGAGATCGTGACTCTGGACGGATCGCTCACCCATGATGCGGATGATGGGATATCCCTGGTCCGTTGGTCGCAGAAAACAGGCGTGCCGGTAACGCTTTCCGACCCGACTGTCCTGATGCCGGTGTTCAAGGCCCCGGCACAGATTACCGAGCCGATGACTCTTGCCTTTGAACTGGCCGTTACCGACCACAGCGGTCTGCAGCACACCGACAGCTGTCTGGTTGAAGTTTCACCCTTGCAGTAA